From Alphaproteobacteria bacterium, the proteins below share one genomic window:
- a CDS encoding tripartite tricarboxylate transporter substrate binding protein, with protein sequence MFLKHLMGLGATAVMLATSLNAAQAAWPEKPITIYCPYSAGGGTDATARFFASGLREVLGVPVNVVNRTGANGLTGHSAMANSDPDGYTIGLIAQAIGLYHWQGMDLSYKDITPLAMFNFDPAGFQVGPSKAHLKDAMQAIEELKANPQDWNLGGGGRMGSWGMAFTQLALAFDMDPSIYSWIASGGAAPSLTELAAGGIDLAPTSLPEAKTLIDAGKIRALAVMAEKRHPTFPDVPTMEEVTGKKIVAGAWRAIAAPKGLPDDIKEKYIVALRKVWESDEFKEGMDKFGYGMDWKQGAELDEFLAANDVNAGRILKATEGKK encoded by the coding sequence ATGTTTTTGAAGCACTTAATGGGATTGGGCGCGACGGCCGTCATGTTGGCCACATCGCTAAATGCCGCCCAGGCCGCATGGCCAGAAAAGCCCATCACCATCTATTGTCCGTATTCCGCCGGTGGCGGCACGGACGCCACCGCCCGCTTTTTCGCTTCCGGATTGCGCGAAGTACTTGGGGTTCCGGTCAATGTCGTGAACCGCACCGGCGCCAATGGGTTGACGGGTCATTCGGCGATGGCCAATTCGGACCCCGACGGCTATACGATCGGCCTGATCGCGCAGGCGATCGGCCTGTATCACTGGCAGGGCATGGATCTGAGCTACAAGGACATCACACCGCTGGCGATGTTCAATTTCGATCCGGCCGGTTTCCAGGTCGGGCCGAGCAAGGCGCATCTCAAGGACGCCATGCAGGCAATCGAGGAACTGAAGGCGAATCCGCAGGACTGGAACCTGGGCGGCGGCGGCCGCATGGGCAGCTGGGGCATGGCCTTCACCCAGCTCGCGCTGGCATTCGATATGGACCCATCCATCTACAGCTGGATCGCATCGGGCGGCGCGGCGCCGTCGCTGACGGAACTCGCGGCGGGCGGCATCGATCTGGCGCCGACCTCGCTGCCGGAAGCCAAGACCCTGATCGACGCGGGCAAGATCCGCGCCCTCGCCGTCATGGCCGAAAAGCGTCACCCCACCTTCCCCGACGTTCCGACGATGGAGGAAGTCACCGGCAAAAAAATCGTGGCGGGCGCCTGGCGCGCCATCGCCGCCCCGAAGGGCCTGCCGGACGACATCAAGGAAAAATACATCGTGGCGCTTCGGAAAGTCTGGGAATCTGACGAATTCAAGGAAGGTATGGACAAGTTCGGCTACGGCATGGACTGGAAACAGGGCGCCGAACTGGATGAGTTTCTCGCCGCCAACGACGTCAACGCCGGCAGGATACTGAAAGCCACCGAAGGCAAGAAGTAA